In Piliocolobus tephrosceles isolate RC106 chromosome 5, ASM277652v3, whole genome shotgun sequence, a single genomic region encodes these proteins:
- the LOC111554934 gene encoding peptidyl-prolyl cis-trans isomerase A produces MVNPTVFFDIAVDGEPLGRVSFELFADKVPKTAENFRALSTGEKGFGYKGSCFHRIIPGFMCQGGDFTRHNGTGGKSIYGEKFEDENFILKHTGPGILSMANAGPNTNGSQFFICTAKTEWLDGKHVVFGKVKEGMNIVEAMERFGSRNGKTSKKITIADCGQLE; encoded by the coding sequence ATGGTCAACCCTACCGTGTTCTTCGACATTGCCGTCGACGGCGAGCCCTTGGGCCGCGTCTCCTTCGAGCTGTTTGCAGACAAggttccaaagacagcagaaaattttcgtgctctgagcactggagagaaaggatttggttataagggttcctgctttcacagaattattccagggtttatgtgtcagggtggtgacttcacacgccataatggcactggtggcaagtccatctatggggagaaatttgaagatgagaacttcatcctaaagcatacaggtcctggcatcttgtccatggcaaatgctggacccaacacaaatggttcccagtttttcatctgcactgccaagactgagtggttggatggcaagcatgtggtctttggcaaagtgaaagaaggcatgaatattgtggaggccatggagcgctttgggtccaggaatggcaagaccagcaagaagatcaccattgctgactgtggacaactcgaataa